One stretch of Pedobacter riviphilus DNA includes these proteins:
- a CDS encoding PorP/SprF family type IX secretion system membrane protein, whose amino-acid sequence MKIRLSIIIAIACCAPTVLRAQLNPLQAQYYTNRYLGNPAMAGIEKGWALSLSHRSQFSDIPGAPVIQNLTAEYGYKKVGIGINVTLDKAGLQRYVRALASYAYHLQINEASTLHFGLSAGIRNQRLAVDEINGNPNDNLVSLYNQRQTYFDGDFGLALTTGKISLEVALPNLKNLFWNNSMVADLPIFYSAFSYKIAVNEAELEPKIVFRGIKGFDHIWDTGAQLSFAKKQILLNGFYHTSGSASFGIGMDYQQKYLLGFSHTLQTTSLSNYTNGDFEVNLRLKF is encoded by the coding sequence ATGAAAATCAGGCTTTCAATTATTATTGCTATCGCTTGTTGCGCTCCAACAGTACTCAGGGCACAGCTCAACCCCTTGCAGGCACAATATTACACGAACCGCTATTTAGGCAACCCGGCCATGGCAGGGATTGAGAAAGGATGGGCATTAAGCCTATCTCATCGTTCACAGTTCAGCGATATTCCTGGCGCACCAGTAATACAGAACCTAACGGCAGAATATGGTTACAAAAAGGTTGGTATTGGCATTAATGTAACGTTAGATAAGGCTGGTCTGCAACGATATGTACGTGCATTGGCCAGCTATGCTTATCACTTGCAAATTAACGAAGCATCCACGTTGCATTTTGGCCTTTCAGCAGGAATAAGAAACCAACGTTTAGCTGTAGACGAAATTAACGGTAATCCGAATGATAATTTAGTCAGCCTTTATAATCAACGTCAAACCTATTTCGATGGTGATTTCGGATTGGCGTTAACAACTGGTAAAATCAGCTTGGAAGTAGCATTGCCCAACCTAAAGAATTTATTCTGGAATAATAGTATGGTAGCTGATTTACCCATTTTTTATTCGGCTTTTAGTTATAAAATTGCCGTAAATGAGGCCGAATTAGAACCAAAAATTGTTTTTAGAGGTATTAAAGGTTTTGATCATATATGGGATACAGGTGCGCAACTAAGTTTTGCAAAGAAACAGATACTATTAAACGGCTTTTACCACACTAGCGGAAGTGCGAGTTTTGGTATTGGAATGGATTATCAGCAAAAATATCTCCTTGGTTTTTCACATACTTTGCAAACTACATCATTATCCAATTACACCAATGGCGATTTTGAGGTTAACCTTCGATTGAAGTTTTAA
- the metG gene encoding methionine--tRNA ligase, producing MDNSKIKRYTVTAALPYTNGPVHIGHLAGVYIPADIYARYLRSNKRDVKFICGSDENGVPITLKAKKEGITPQEVVDKYHKIIGDSFKEFGVSFDIYHRTSSLTHHQTAADFFETLYEKGVFTEEITEQYYDATAKQFLADRYITGTCPKCGNENAYGDQCENCGSTLNATDLINPKSTLSGDKPILKETKNWFLPLDKYEDRLRAYIESHKEWRPNVYGQCQSWLNAGLQPRAMTRDLDWGVRVPLRDAEGKVLYVWFDAPIGYISATKELCNYAKLDVWNPKAEEYYINSYESDKCGWEEYWKSDETKLVHFIGKDNIVFHCIIFPAMLMAHGEYTLADNVPANEFLNLEGQKISTSKNWAVWLNEYLREFEGKQDVLRYVLTATAPETKDNDFTWKDFQARNNNELVAILGNFVNRVVVLTHKYFGGSVPTCMEITDVDQAVIDELAGYPAKISASIENYRFREALSEVMNVARLGNKYLAETEPWKLIKTDEDRVRTILHIALQIAANIQILIEPFLPFTAEKLMKMLQNGGHDWADAGTVSLLKRGHDIGEAVLLFDKIEDAEIDFQIEKLNQSKASNAANNVVAVPAKENIQFDDFSAIDIRVATIIAAEKVEKTKKLLKLTVNTGIDERTVVSGIAEYYKPEDIVGKQVSMVVNLAPREIKGILSQGMILMAENAEGKLTFVAPTSKFEDGSVVR from the coding sequence TTGGATAATAGTAAAATAAAAAGATATACCGTAACTGCAGCGCTTCCATATACCAATGGACCAGTTCATATTGGGCACCTGGCTGGTGTTTACATTCCTGCAGATATTTATGCCCGTTATTTAAGATCGAATAAGCGCGATGTAAAATTCATCTGTGGATCTGACGAAAACGGCGTTCCGATTACTTTAAAGGCCAAAAAGGAAGGGATAACTCCACAGGAAGTGGTAGATAAGTACCATAAAATTATTGGCGATTCCTTTAAAGAGTTCGGGGTATCTTTCGATATCTATCACCGGACTTCTTCGCTTACCCACCATCAAACTGCTGCTGATTTCTTCGAAACACTTTACGAAAAAGGGGTTTTTACTGAAGAAATTACCGAGCAATATTATGATGCAACCGCTAAGCAATTTTTGGCCGATCGTTACATCACAGGTACCTGCCCTAAATGCGGTAACGAAAATGCTTATGGCGATCAGTGCGAAAACTGTGGGTCTACGCTCAATGCGACCGATCTAATCAATCCAAAATCGACCTTATCAGGCGATAAACCAATTTTAAAAGAAACTAAAAACTGGTTTCTACCACTTGATAAGTATGAAGACCGTTTAAGGGCTTATATCGAAAGTCATAAAGAATGGCGCCCAAATGTGTATGGTCAATGCCAAAGCTGGTTAAATGCAGGTTTACAACCAAGGGCAATGACCAGAGATTTAGATTGGGGTGTACGTGTTCCACTTCGCGATGCCGAGGGTAAAGTACTTTATGTATGGTTCGATGCACCTATTGGATATATTTCTGCAACCAAAGAGCTGTGTAACTATGCGAAGCTTGATGTGTGGAATCCTAAAGCAGAAGAATATTACATCAATAGTTACGAAAGCGATAAATGTGGCTGGGAAGAATACTGGAAAAGCGACGAAACCAAATTAGTTCACTTTATTGGTAAAGATAATATCGTTTTCCATTGCATTATTTTCCCTGCAATGCTAATGGCCCATGGCGAATATACATTGGCTGATAATGTGCCTGCAAACGAATTCTTAAACTTAGAAGGACAGAAAATATCAACTTCTAAGAACTGGGCAGTTTGGCTGAACGAATATTTAAGAGAGTTTGAAGGAAAACAAGATGTATTGCGTTATGTGTTAACTGCTACAGCTCCTGAAACTAAGGATAACGATTTTACCTGGAAAGATTTTCAGGCCAGAAATAATAATGAGCTGGTTGCTATACTTGGCAATTTTGTAAACCGCGTGGTGGTACTTACGCATAAATATTTTGGTGGTTCAGTGCCTACCTGCATGGAAATTACTGATGTAGATCAGGCGGTTATTGATGAGCTGGCTGGTTACCCTGCTAAAATCTCTGCATCTATAGAAAACTACCGTTTTAGAGAGGCTTTATCGGAAGTAATGAACGTAGCCCGGTTGGGTAATAAGTATCTGGCCGAAACTGAGCCTTGGAAACTCATTAAAACCGACGAGGACCGCGTAAGAACAATCTTACATATTGCGCTTCAAATAGCGGCCAATATTCAGATCCTGATCGAACCTTTCTTGCCGTTTACAGCCGAAAAGTTAATGAAGATGCTCCAAAATGGCGGTCATGATTGGGCTGATGCTGGTACGGTTAGCCTGTTAAAACGTGGTCACGATATTGGAGAAGCAGTGCTCTTATTTGATAAAATTGAAGATGCAGAGATCGACTTCCAGATCGAGAAACTGAATCAAAGCAAAGCCAGCAATGCGGCTAATAATGTTGTTGCTGTTCCAGCAAAAGAAAATATCCAGTTTGACGATTTCTCGGCAATAGATATCCGTGTTGCCACAATTATAGCCGCAGAAAAAGTAGAGAAAACCAAAAAACTGTTAAAATTAACGGTAAATACAGGCATTGATGAAAGAACAGTGGTTTCTGGTATTGCCGAATATTATAAACCTGAAGACATTGTTGGCAAACAGGTAAGTATGGTTGTTAACCTGGCGCCAAGGGAGATCAAAGGTATTTTATCACAAGGTATGATTTTAATGGCCGAAAATGCAGAAGGCAAACTCACTTTTGTGGCACCTACAAGTAAGTTTGAGGATGGGAGTGTGGTGAGATAG
- a CDS encoding S66 peptidase family protein, whose protein sequence is MIKQPPYLKKGDKIALVCPAKKLPKPINHAIALLESWGLEVIIGDSVYASHHQFAGTDALRTKDIQRFLDDPSIKAIISGRGGYGTIRIIDDLDFTAFNKNPKWFVGFSDITVLLSHLFAQCNTQCVHAQMPYTFDTSTPEALLSLQKALFGEKQTYSYQSSFKNRAGEASGILIGGNLSLLTMVQGSVSEMDFTDKILFLEDVGEQEYGIDRMLRMLKRAGKLKALKGLAIGAFNEIEEEKISFGQTADEVIWDIVKDYDFPVCFNFPTGHIDNNLSMVLGAEVYLKVETNNVQFKYL, encoded by the coding sequence ATGATTAAGCAGCCCCCGTATTTAAAAAAAGGAGATAAGATTGCCTTGGTATGTCCGGCAAAGAAATTACCCAAACCTATAAACCATGCCATAGCGCTATTAGAAAGCTGGGGCTTGGAGGTTATTATTGGCGATAGTGTATATGCAAGCCATCACCAATTTGCCGGAACTGATGCTTTAAGAACTAAAGACATTCAGCGTTTTTTGGACGATCCATCTATAAAAGCCATTATTTCGGGCCGTGGTGGTTATGGTACCATCAGGATTATTGATGACCTGGATTTTACAGCATTTAACAAGAATCCCAAATGGTTTGTAGGTTTCAGCGATATTACCGTTCTGCTATCGCACCTGTTTGCACAATGTAATACCCAATGCGTACACGCACAAATGCCTTATACATTTGATACATCTACACCCGAGGCTTTACTTTCTTTGCAAAAGGCTTTATTTGGAGAAAAACAGACCTATTCTTACCAAAGCAGCTTTAAAAATAGGGCAGGAGAAGCAAGCGGGATTTTGATTGGTGGTAATTTAAGTTTGCTTACCATGGTACAGGGCTCGGTTTCGGAAATGGATTTTACCGATAAAATTCTCTTTTTGGAAGATGTTGGCGAGCAAGAATACGGTATTGACCGCATGTTGCGTATGCTAAAAAGAGCGGGCAAACTAAAAGCCTTAAAAGGTTTGGCTATTGGCGCCTTTAATGAAATTGAAGAAGAAAAGATTTCTTTCGGGCAAACTGCCGATGAGGTAATTTGGGATATTGTTAAGGACTATGATTTCCCGGTTTGCTTTAATTTCCCAACGGGGCATATCGACAATAATCTCAGCATGGTTTTAGGTGCTGAGGTGTACTTAAAAGTAGAAACAAACAACGTTCAATTTAAATATTTATAA
- a CDS encoding DoxX family protein, whose amino-acid sequence MAILDNLGKYRNTGLLLLRIGLGVMFIIHGFPKLAGGPNGWTDLGGSMKVIGINFLPIFWGFMAAATETFGGFLLIVGLFFRPALILLIFTMIIAALVHFAKGDGLGGASHAIELGIVFFGLIFIGPGKYSVDKK is encoded by the coding sequence ATGGCAATTTTAGACAATTTAGGAAAATACCGCAATACGGGCCTGTTGCTGTTACGCATTGGTTTAGGCGTAATGTTTATTATTCATGGTTTCCCGAAACTTGCAGGCGGGCCAAACGGCTGGACTGATTTAGGGGGAAGTATGAAAGTAATTGGCATAAACTTTTTACCGATATTTTGGGGCTTTATGGCCGCCGCTACCGAAACCTTTGGTGGTTTCTTGCTAATTGTAGGCTTGTTTTTCCGTCCGGCACTAATTTTATTAATCTTTACGATGATTATAGCGGCTTTAGTACATTTCGCTAAAGGCGATGGATTAGGTGGTGCCAGCCATGCAATTGAATTGGGCATTGTATTTTTCGGATTGATTTTTATTGGGCCCGGTAAGTATAGTGTGGATAAGAAATAA
- a CDS encoding RagB/SusD family nutrient uptake outer membrane protein encodes MNKRNLYIAILCSAVVFTSSCKREFLDPALKTSVAAENAFDTQFRIESQANSLYGSLKNGSFYGGRYLVYGSIRGEDFINETGNLVTASDVWSMNLANSATSVKSLWSQAYVTINRCNVFIDGMASKGNAVVGDVQGARYTAEARLIRALSYYSLLQVFARPYADGNGSRPGLPLRLTGITGPGFSDLARSTVDQVYTQIISDLNYAEANLPATNATALLNTTRAHKNTAIALKTRVYLSMGKWTDVITEANKLVPAVPPFKAKVNVPNDLVSDIASVFKTPYTTAESVFSLPMTSSASPLDYPGTQNSLASYFYFTNATPGTTEFSLNPAGVIANTGWKSTDKRRALIFTSAASKQFVAKFTTASPYTDYVPVIRWAEVLLNLAEARVRSTNTVDAQALLLLNAVRQRSDATTVLAPATVSDFTDALLLERRIEFLGEGLRAPDLTRLLLTIPLKGSAPAKSPTETGYIWPISSEELSLNRLMTDN; translated from the coding sequence ATGAACAAAAGAAATTTATATATAGCAATACTGTGTTCGGCGGTCGTATTTACAAGTTCTTGCAAAAGAGAATTTCTAGACCCTGCACTAAAAACTTCTGTGGCTGCAGAAAATGCTTTTGATACACAATTCCGGATTGAAAGTCAGGCAAATTCATTATATGGATCATTAAAAAACGGCTCCTTTTACGGAGGTAGATACTTGGTTTATGGAAGCATAAGAGGAGAAGATTTTATAAACGAAACTGGAAACCTGGTAACGGCATCCGATGTTTGGAGTATGAATCTTGCCAACAGTGCAACTTCGGTTAAAAGTTTATGGTCTCAGGCCTATGTAACTATTAACAGATGTAATGTTTTTATTGATGGTATGGCTTCCAAAGGAAATGCGGTTGTTGGCGATGTTCAAGGAGCAAGATACACTGCCGAAGCGAGATTAATTAGAGCTTTATCTTATTATAGCTTATTACAGGTTTTTGCGAGGCCATACGCAGATGGAAACGGAAGTAGGCCTGGCCTACCATTGCGATTGACAGGAATTACAGGTCCTGGTTTTTCAGATTTAGCGAGAAGTACCGTAGATCAAGTATATACCCAGATCATTTCTGATTTAAATTATGCAGAAGCAAACCTGCCAGCTACAAATGCTACAGCTTTGCTTAACACTACAAGAGCACATAAAAATACCGCCATCGCCTTAAAAACAAGGGTTTATTTAAGCATGGGTAAATGGACCGATGTTATTACAGAAGCAAATAAATTGGTGCCAGCGGTACCGCCTTTTAAAGCAAAGGTAAATGTTCCGAATGATTTAGTTTCGGATATTGCTTCTGTTTTCAAAACACCATATACGACTGCTGAATCTGTATTTTCATTACCAATGACTTCTTCAGCCAGTCCTTTGGATTATCCTGGAACACAAAACTCTTTAGCATCGTATTTTTACTTTACAAATGCTACGCCAGGCACAACAGAATTTTCGTTGAACCCTGCTGGTGTTATTGCTAATACAGGTTGGAAATCTACTGATAAAAGAAGAGCTTTGATTTTTACCTCCGCAGCTTCAAAACAGTTTGTCGCTAAATTTACCACTGCAAGTCCTTATACCGATTATGTTCCCGTAATTAGATGGGCCGAGGTGCTCCTGAATTTGGCAGAGGCTAGAGTGCGTAGCACCAATACCGTTGATGCTCAGGCATTATTGTTATTGAATGCCGTACGTCAACGTTCAGATGCAACTACAGTACTTGCTCCTGCCACGGTTAGTGATTTTACAGATGCTTTATTATTAGAAAGAAGAATAGAGTTTTTAGGAGAAGGTTTAAGAGCCCCAGATCTAACACGTTTATTGCTAACTATTCCATTAAAAGGAAGTGCACCAGCGAAATCGCCAACAGAAACTGGTTACATTTGGCCAATATCTTCAGAAGAGTTGTCATTAAATAGATTAATGACAGATAATTAA
- a CDS encoding SusC/RagA family TonB-linked outer membrane protein, translating to MKKLLQSLFILLFIATTAIAQDRTITGTVTAQEDGLPLPGVTVKIKGASGGTTTGSDGKFSLKITRSVTSLEFSSIGFISVTKIIGSSNTLNIALENDSKTLTDVVVVGYGTQKRGETTGSTASVSGAAIAQKPIQSLEAGLAGRASGVQITVPAGVLNTPPVFRIRGTNSISLSSQPLFVIDGVVATTGDQGLTASAANPLSSINPNDIESIDIAKDAASTAIYGSRAANGVVFVTTKRGKTGLPKVNYDFWVGWSEAYRLPKLLDAFQYTDYKNEAIANANAIRPGSVNVTFNGVSQIQKFVLTNGPDGQPINTNWYDYAYRTGVSQNHNVNVSGGTENTKYYMGFGYTNQQGIFRKNDFKRLNGLFNIDSKLNKFITIGGKLSYSNEKNLAAISSGSLNGEAYGTAGLARTALVNSPNVSPYNNDGSFNLGATFVGPMNNIVTGNQVGFYNFAQVLSLNRENNELDHLQSNAYLQVSPFKWLNLKSMYGIDYINSDNDIFYNPVHGPGQGVSGEAIGAFRKRKNWTWTNTAQADYEISKHSFNLLLGQEQQRNTVTGYGIDRQGLTDPAYDVVQAGFTLNNSTGAAYGENYLLSYFGRLNYNYDGKYFLSGNLRQDEYSALGIKKGTFWGASAGWEITKENFWASAGLDKVFSSFKIKGSYGKVGNISGIGDYATFSTYGSALYGGIPSSIYSAAGNKDLTWETSKKTDIGINFGILKGRIDFEIDYYKNNIDGLILNVSQSPSTGVPSTVATNIGSMYNKGWEFNVNASPLKSTDFSWTSNFNIAYNKNEVTALAPGLTEIITPTGSTTTGENVNRSIPGYSIGYLYVVRTGGVDPATGRRIFYNKAGRAVTYQHIVPTGQANWTYLDNGTAAPAITQSADAEMYHNTAPKFYGGFDNTFRYKNFDLNVMLTYQLGFWVSYGTNAGLHDQRYWNNAVDVLNRWQKPGDITDFPRAVYTDNVSYGNTIPLDINIFKGDFVKLRNLSLGYTIPQTAFGKSGINRLRIYVAGQNLAIITKYPGPDPEVSSNGASSSGQGSDRNSGPNARTYTMGLSLGF from the coding sequence ATGAAAAAACTTCTACAAAGTTTGTTCATATTGCTATTTATTGCCACCACAGCAATAGCGCAAGATCGAACAATCACTGGTACAGTTACGGCTCAGGAAGATGGATTGCCACTTCCAGGGGTAACTGTTAAAATCAAAGGTGCATCAGGTGGAACCACTACTGGTTCAGATGGTAAATTCTCACTTAAAATAACACGGAGCGTAACATCGCTTGAATTTTCTTCCATTGGATTTATATCAGTAACGAAAATTATTGGTTCTTCAAATACATTAAATATAGCATTAGAGAACGATTCAAAAACATTAACGGATGTTGTCGTGGTGGGTTATGGTACCCAAAAGCGGGGAGAAACTACCGGAAGTACCGCATCGGTAAGCGGAGCAGCTATTGCGCAAAAACCTATTCAAAGCTTGGAGGCGGGTTTGGCGGGTAGAGCGTCGGGTGTGCAGATAACTGTCCCTGCGGGTGTGTTAAATACTCCGCCTGTATTCAGGATAAGGGGTACTAACTCTATTTCATTAAGTTCTCAGCCTCTGTTCGTAATTGATGGTGTGGTAGCAACTACTGGCGACCAAGGTTTAACTGCCTCTGCTGCAAACCCGTTATCGAGTATTAACCCAAATGATATTGAGAGTATCGATATTGCTAAAGATGCAGCTTCAACCGCTATTTATGGTAGCCGTGCAGCCAATGGTGTTGTGTTCGTTACTACTAAAAGGGGTAAAACAGGCTTGCCTAAGGTGAATTATGATTTTTGGGTGGGCTGGTCAGAAGCTTACCGCTTACCAAAATTACTTGATGCTTTTCAATATACAGATTATAAAAACGAAGCTATTGCTAATGCAAATGCTATTCGTCCGGGAAGTGTGAATGTAACTTTCAACGGTGTTTCGCAGATTCAGAAATTCGTTTTAACCAATGGTCCTGATGGCCAGCCTATCAATACCAATTGGTACGATTACGCTTACCGTACAGGTGTTTCTCAAAACCACAACGTAAATGTTTCTGGAGGAACTGAAAATACCAAGTATTATATGGGGTTTGGCTATACAAACCAACAAGGTATTTTTCGGAAAAATGATTTCAAGAGATTAAATGGATTATTCAATATAGATAGTAAGTTGAATAAATTCATCACCATCGGTGGTAAATTATCTTATTCCAATGAGAAAAATTTAGCTGCAATTTCTTCAGGCTCATTAAATGGAGAAGCATATGGCACGGCAGGCTTAGCCAGAACCGCATTAGTAAATTCGCCAAACGTATCACCATATAATAATGATGGTAGTTTTAACTTAGGTGCTACATTTGTTGGCCCGATGAACAATATTGTAACAGGTAATCAAGTTGGTTTTTACAACTTTGCTCAGGTACTTTCTTTAAACAGAGAAAATAATGAGCTAGACCATTTACAATCTAATGCTTATTTACAAGTTAGTCCATTCAAATGGCTAAACCTTAAATCAATGTATGGTATTGATTATATTAATAGTGATAATGATATTTTCTATAATCCAGTTCATGGACCTGGTCAGGGTGTAAGTGGCGAAGCCATCGGTGCCTTCAGAAAAAGGAAAAACTGGACATGGACCAACACGGCGCAAGCAGACTACGAAATATCTAAACACAGCTTCAATTTGCTGCTTGGGCAGGAACAACAAAGAAATACGGTTACGGGTTACGGTATAGACCGTCAAGGTTTAACAGATCCGGCTTATGATGTTGTTCAGGCTGGTTTTACATTAAATAACTCTACAGGGGCAGCTTACGGCGAAAATTACTTATTATCTTATTTCGGTCGTTTGAACTACAATTACGATGGTAAATATTTCTTGAGCGGTAACTTAAGGCAAGATGAGTATTCGGCTTTAGGTATTAAAAAAGGAACTTTCTGGGGAGCATCTGCTGGCTGGGAAATCACTAAAGAAAATTTCTGGGCAAGTGCTGGTTTAGATAAGGTATTTAGTAGTTTTAAAATTAAAGGTAGTTACGGTAAAGTAGGTAATATTTCTGGTATTGGAGATTATGCTACTTTCTCTACTTATGGCTCTGCTCTATATGGTGGTATTCCATCATCTATCTACAGTGCTGCCGGAAACAAGGACCTTACCTGGGAAACTAGTAAAAAAACGGATATTGGTATTAACTTCGGTATCTTAAAAGGCAGGATCGATTTTGAAATTGATTATTATAAAAATAACATCGATGGTTTGATCCTTAACGTATCTCAATCTCCATCAACTGGTGTTCCATCAACTGTTGCAACCAATATTGGTTCTATGTACAACAAAGGCTGGGAATTTAATGTAAACGCTTCGCCACTTAAATCTACAGATTTTTCTTGGACCAGTAACTTTAATATTGCCTATAATAAAAATGAGGTTACTGCTTTAGCACCTGGTTTAACTGAAATTATAACACCAACAGGCTCTACTACAACAGGAGAAAATGTTAACCGGTCTATTCCTGGTTACTCTATTGGTTATCTTTATGTGGTGCGTACAGGTGGAGTAGATCCAGCAACTGGAAGAAGAATATTTTATAACAAAGCAGGTAGAGCAGTTACTTATCAACATATCGTACCAACAGGTCAAGCAAACTGGACTTATCTTGATAATGGTACTGCTGCTCCAGCGATCACCCAAAGTGCTGACGCTGAAATGTATCACAATACTGCACCTAAGTTCTATGGTGGTTTTGATAATACTTTCCGTTACAAAAATTTTGATCTGAATGTAATGTTAACCTATCAATTGGGTTTCTGGGTATCTTATGGGACCAATGCAGGTTTGCACGATCAGAGGTATTGGAACAATGCTGTTGATGTGTTGAACCGTTGGCAAAAACCTGGTGATATCACCGATTTCCCAAGAGCAGTATATACTGATAACGTTTCTTATGGTAATACTATTCCATTGGATATTAATATTTTCAAAGGAGATTTTGTTAAATTAAGAAATCTAAGTCTTGGTTATACTATTCCCCAAACTGCTTTCGGAAAATCAGGCATTAACCGTCTTCGTATTTATGTAGCGGGCCAAAACCTTGCCATTATAACTAAATACCCTGGTCCAGACCCAGAAGTTTCTTCAAATGGAGCATCGTCTTCTGGTCAAGGGTCGGATAGGAACTCTGGTCCAAATGCGAGGACTTATACTATGGGACTTAGCTTAGGTTTTTAA
- a CDS encoding RagB/SusD family nutrient uptake outer membrane protein produces MKNKIIFAALAIGLTIFSSCEKQLDVNPVSAVAPEAVGPADAPKLLNGIYDALQSGNTSFYYLSYATEDLSADNLVYRATFFQHGEIDNNAILTNNVLVARYFIGPYAIIQRANDLLEILNSGAVPDATKKPLLTQTYFLRAYAYYRLVTLFGPVPIVFNRDVVKVPRKSQDEVYNQIIADLKASIDAGTDFTDAKFASIQASKALLARVYLIRKNYPLAKQYADEVINSGKFQVTSNYASIFTTPYVSTEHIFKLNFTATEAQQSLDFFLQHPSMPGGGRAELPVDQSLVNAYEAGDTRKAASIQEVLAPTANPGWYCKKYQDPSGNGALPFSILRISEMYLISGEAQFMISNSGTDAVALSRINDVRTKRGLGALATVSLQSFIRERRVELAFEGTRWTDMKRAPSTTNPAKSMATVFLEAKGRTINDELYPIPQDAITTNDLLLPNNPGYN; encoded by the coding sequence ATGAAAAATAAAATAATTTTTGCCGCACTGGCAATTGGGTTAACTATTTTTTCTTCTTGTGAAAAACAGTTAGATGTTAATCCAGTTTCTGCTGTTGCACCAGAAGCCGTAGGGCCCGCTGATGCACCAAAACTATTAAATGGTATTTATGATGCACTTCAATCTGGAAATACATCCTTTTATTATCTAAGTTACGCTACCGAGGATTTATCGGCTGATAACTTGGTTTACAGGGCTACGTTTTTTCAACACGGAGAGATTGATAATAATGCAATTCTAACCAATAATGTTTTGGTAGCGAGGTATTTTATCGGGCCATATGCGATTATTCAGAGAGCAAATGATTTATTGGAAATCCTAAATAGCGGAGCAGTACCGGATGCAACAAAAAAGCCACTCTTAACACAAACCTATTTTCTTAGAGCTTATGCTTATTATAGGTTGGTTACTCTATTTGGCCCGGTGCCAATCGTTTTCAATAGAGATGTTGTTAAAGTACCAAGAAAATCACAAGATGAGGTTTATAATCAAATCATAGCTGATTTAAAAGCGAGTATCGATGCTGGCACAGATTTTACAGATGCCAAATTTGCTTCTATACAAGCCTCTAAAGCTTTGTTGGCACGTGTTTATCTGATTCGTAAAAATTATCCTTTGGCAAAACAATATGCTGATGAAGTAATTAATTCTGGAAAATTCCAGGTTACTTCTAATTATGCCTCTATTTTTACTACACCTTACGTTTCTACTGAACATATTTTTAAACTAAATTTCACAGCTACAGAAGCGCAACAATCATTAGATTTTTTCTTACAACATCCTAGCATGCCCGGTGGTGGCCGTGCTGAATTACCAGTAGATCAGAGCTTAGTTAATGCTTATGAGGCCGGAGATACAAGAAAAGCTGCATCTATTCAAGAAGTATTAGCGCCTACTGCAAACCCAGGCTGGTATTGTAAAAAATATCAAGATCCTTCAGGTAACGGTGCATTACCATTCTCAATTCTTAGAATTTCTGAAATGTATCTGATTTCTGGTGAAGCCCAGTTTATGATATCAAATAGTGGTACTGATGCAGTGGCATTGTCAAGGATTAACGATGTTAGGACTAAGAGAGGTTTGGGAGCATTGGCAACAGTTAGTTTGCAATCTTTCATTCGAGAAAGAAGAGTTGAGCTGGCTTTTGAGGGGACAAGATGGACGGATATGAAAAGAGCCCCATCGACTACAAATCCTGCAAAGTCAATGGCAACAGTGTTTTTAGAAGCTAAAGGTAGAACAATAAATGATGAGCTTTATCCAATCCCACAAGATGCTATAACAACAAATGATTTATTATTGCCAAATAACCCAGGTTATAACTAA